A window of the Lagopus muta isolate bLagMut1 chromosome 1, bLagMut1 primary, whole genome shotgun sequence genome harbors these coding sequences:
- the RAB38 gene encoding ras-related protein Rab-38: MQKHNQKEHLYKLLVIGDLGVGKTSIIKRYVHQNFSPHYRATIGVDFALKVLSWDAETVVRLQLWDIAGQERFGNMTRVYYREAMGAFIVFDVTRPATFEAVTKWKEDLDSKLVLPNGKPVPTVLLANKCDQGIDVLMNNGIKMDQFCKENGFVGWFETSAKENININEASRCLVKHIIATESDPVQPIETDIIKPHLNSGKIVSCSACFKS; this comes from the exons ATGCAGAAGCACAACCAGAAGGAGCACCTCTACAAGCTGCTGGTGATAGGGGACCTGGGAGTGGGCAAAACTAGCATCATCAAGCGCTATGTCCACCAGAACTTCTCCCCCCACTACCGGGCCACCATTGGGGTGGACTTTGCCTTGAAGGTCCTCAGTTGGGATGCTGAGACTGTGGTAcggctgcagctctgggatATTGCGG GTCAGGAAAGATTTGGAAACATGACCAGGGTCTATTACAGAGAGGCCATGGGAGCATTTATTGTCTTTGATGTTACAAGACCTGCAACATTCGAAGCTGtgacaaaatggaaagaagactTGGACTCTAAGCTTGTTCTTCCAAACGGCAAACCTGTGCCAACAGTCCTCTTAGCAAACAAATGTGACCAGGGAATAGACGTTCTTATGAACAACGGCATCAAGATGGATCAGTTCTGCAAGGAAAATGGGTTCGTGGGCTGGTTTGAAACATCAGCCAAG GAAAATATAAACATCAATGAAGCTTCCAGATGCTTGGTGAAACACATAATTGCTACTGAGAGTGATCCAGTTCAGCCTATTGAAACAGATATTATAAAACCACACTTGAATTCTGGCAAGATTGTCAGCTGTTCGGCTTGCTTTAAATCCTAA